The window TTAAAGTGTTAGGATTTGGTTCAGGAAAGCAGAAAGTTACATTAACAACTACTAAACCTTTCAATGAAGTACGATTAAAAATTACCCAGACAGTAGGATTTAATTTAGGAGCTTTAAAAGTATATTATGCTTTTGAAGAACCCGTTTCTTGCGAATGTGATGATAAAATCCAGACAAGTGGTTCTGCTGTTCCCGGAAATTTGGTAACCGGAACTTCGTGGACATCAGGTCCGGGATTCCTTGGTCTTATTTTGGCGAAGATGAGCAATCCGGAAGCGATTGTTGATAATAACCCGTCTAATTATGCAACGGCTACAGTTCCGGCAGCATCCTTTCTTAGTATTTTTTCAGCATTTGCAACGGTAAGCAGTGCGAGTGTGCTTCCTGTCAATACGATGGCTGGGTTTACTGTAGAAAAAGCAGGAAATCTTCTCGGAGTAAGTGTTCTGGAAAATATTACTGTAACATTATACAATGGAAATACCCTGACAGATACCTTTACAAGTTCAGGCAGTCTTATCAGCGGTAACTTCTTCACAACGAATTCAAATAAATTCTATGTAGGAGGAAAAGCTACAAAGCCTTTCAATCGTATTAAAATTACATTCAACAGTGGAACTGCCGTTCGTATTCCTCAAAATTATTATATCTATAACGCTTTTGCGAGCAGAGATGATGATAACGATGGTGTTCCGAACTGCTTCGACCGCTGCCCTGGAGGTGATGACAGTATAGATAATAACGGAAACGGAATTCCTGACTGTGCAGAAGGCTGTACAGAAGTGAATGACAAATCTCCTGCACTGGATACAGACGGAGACGGTATTGTGGATGCTTGTGATCTGGATTCTGACAACGACGGTATTCTTGATGTTGTGGAAGATTTTGATAAAAATGGCAAGTTTCAGGATGATGATAATGAAGGAGATATTCTGTTAACGCCGGTATTGGGAGATTCAGTTCCGAATTATCTGGACCTTGATTCTGATAACGATGGTATATTAGATCTGTTTGAGTCTGGGATCCCTGTATCAGTAATCAATCAGATTGATGCAGATCACAATGGAGTTATTGACACTAATGTTCCGGTAGGTAAAAACGGTATCGCTGATATTCTGGAAACTTCACCAGACTCAGGAGTATTGAAATATGCAATTAAAAATACAGATGGAGATGATAAACCTGACTTCCTGGATATTACTTCCAATGGTTCAGATCTTGACCTTTATAAGATTGGAAAAGAAAATCTCGATACATTAGGAGGTGGGTTCATCTCTACGATTAATGATAAAGACAAAGATGGTATTCAGGCTGTTGTAGATACAGACCTTGTGAAAAGAGGTTCACCGGATTCACCACTTTCACCTTATGCTTCATTGCTGAAAAATGCTTCCAAAACTGCTGCGAAAATCACAGCTACGGAAATTGCAGATGCCGCAAATGATGTAAAAATATATCCAAACCCTGTAAAAGCAGGAGAAAATCTTAGAATCACATCTGTAGAAGAAGGAGTGTATACGCTGTTCTCTGCACAAGGACAGGTAATTAAGACAGATAAACTGAATGCCAATACCGGTATTGATACGTCTTCACTTCCTACAGGGGTTTATATCATTAAAATAGAAACCAAATCAAAAATAAAATCTTATAAGGTTATTGTGAAATAGCCATAAGATTAGCTTGTGTTGTAGAGGGGTTGCTCATATTTGGGCAGCCTCTCTTGTTTTAAGAGTCTAGAAATGAGAGGATTTATTTGTTATTGTGGATAATTTTTTGTATATTTGCCCCTCTTTTGGCGCGAAAAATTGTTTGTAAATTTATAAAATACTGAAAATCAACTCTTTCATTGTGAAAACGTGAGAGGGATTTCGTATATGTAGATATTGCGGTAATGCTGCCTCAAAAGTAATAAAAATATTTTGCATTACACTGTGAAAAGATATACCAGTGTTGCAGTTAGAAAGAGCCAAGTGCATAGTTGAAAGAGTTCTAAGGTCTTCTGTGAGCGCCAAAAACACTTTTACCTTTTACTTTTACCTTGTTTCTTGTTCTTTTCTGATATTTTTTAATGAATCAAAATATTTTTTAACCCTTTCTTAAAAGTTTTATGAGTAAAACAAAATCAACAACTCAAGGAAATCCGAGAATTAATTTCTCATCAGCGAAAGGAAAAATTATCACTCCGGACTTTTTGGATATCCAAATTGAGTCTTTCAGAGAATTTTTCCAGCTTGATACACTTCCTGAAGCCAGAAAGACAGAAGCTCTTTACAAGACTTTCCAAGAGAATTTCCCAATTACGGATTCAAGAAACCAATTCGTATTAGAATTCCTAGACTATCTGGTAGATTCTCCACGTTATTCAATCGATGAGTGTGTGGAAAGAGGACTTACTTATTCAGTTCCTCTAAAAGCTAGACTTAAATTGTATTGTACTGACCCGGAACACGAAGATTTCCAAACTGTGGTTCAGGACGTATATTTAGGTCCGGTTCCTTATATGACGCCAAGTGGTTCTTTCATCATCAACGGTGCTGAGAGAGTTATCGTTACGCAGCTTCACCGTTCACCTGGTGTATTCTTCGGACAGACTTACCACGCGAACGGGACCAAATTATATTATTCAAGAATTATTCCTTTCAAAGGATCTTGGATGGAATTTACAACGGATATCAACAGCGTAATGTACGCGTATATCGACCGTAAGAAAAAATTACCATTAACAACTTTATTAAGAGCTATCGGGTACGAATCTGATAAGGATATCCTTCAGATCTTCGACCTTGCTGAAGAAGTGAAAGTTTCTAAAGCTGCCCTTAAAAAAGTAGAAGGGAGAACATTGGCTGCGAGAGTATTGAACACTTGGTTCGAAGATTTCGTAGACGAAGATACAGGTGAAGTAGTTTCTATCGAAAGAAACGAGATCATCTTGGATAGAGAAACAATCCTTGAAAAAGAACACTTAGATCTTATCCTGGATGCTGGTGTGAAATCAATCCTGATTCACAAAGAAAACAGCAACGAATTCTCTATTATCCAGAATACATTACAAAAAGACCCTACCAACTCTGAAAAAGAAGCAGTAGAGTATATTTATCGTCAGTTAAGAAATGCAGATCCACCAGATGAGGAAACTGCAAGAGGAATCATTGAAAAATTATTCTTCTCTGAGCAGAGATACTCTTTAGGTGAAGTAGGACGTTACAGATTGAACAAAAAGTTAGGTCTTAACATTCCTACAACAACTGAGGTTCTTACAAAAGAAGATATCATTGCTATCGTAAGACACTTAATCGAACTTGTAAACTCTAAAGCTGAGGTTGATGATATTGACCACTTATCAAACAGAAGAATTAAAACTGTTGGTGAGCAATTAGCAGGGCAGTTCGGTGTAGGTCTTTCAAGAATTGCAAGAACAATCAAGGAAAGAATGAACGTTAGAGATAACGAAATCTTTACTCCGCTTGACCTTGTAAATGCTAAGACATTAACATCTGTAATTAACTCATTCTTCGGTACCAACCAGCTTTCTCAGTTCATGGACCAGACCAACCCGTTATCAGAGATCACTCACAAGAGAAGATTATCTGCACTAGGGCCTGGTGGTTTATCAAGAGAAAGAGCAGGTTTCGAGGTTCGTGACGTTCACCATACTCACTACGGAAGAATTTGTCCGATTGAAACTCCGGAAGGACCAAACATCGGTTTGATTTCATCTCTGGGAATCTATGCGAAAATCAACAATCTTGGTTTCATCGAAACTCCATATAGAAAAGTAGAAGGTGGTAAGATTGATCTTAACGCTGATCCTATTTACTTAAATGCAGAAGATGAAGAAGATAAGGTAATTGCTCAGGCAAACGTTGAATTGAGTGATAACGGAGACTTCTTAACAGACAGAATTATTGCAAGATTGGATGGTGACTATCCGGTAGTGGAGCCTGCTCAGGTTAACCTTATCGATGTAGCTCCAAACCAGATCTCAGGTATTTCCGCTTCATTGATTCCTTTCTTGGAACATGATGATGCGAACCGTGCATTGATGGGATCTAACATGATGCGTCAGGCCGTTCCTCTATTGAAGCCACAGGCTCCAATCGTTGGTACAGGGCTTGAGCAGCAAGTTGCAAGAGATTCAAGAATCTTAATTAACGCTGAAGGTACAGGTACTGTAGAGTACGTAGATGCTGACAAAATCGTTATTAAATATGAAAGAAGCGAAGACGAAGATTTAGTACAATTCGAGTCTGCTACTAAAACATACAAACTTACTAAGTTCAGAAAAACCAACCAGAGTACAACCATTACCCTAAGACCAAACGTAAGAGTAGGTGATGTAGTGGAAAAAGGACAAGTACTTTGCGACGGTTATGCTACTGAAAAAGGAGAATTAGCTCTTGGTAGAAACTTAGTAGTAGCGTTCATGCCTTGGAAAGGATACAACTTTGAGGATGCAATCGTAATCAATGAAAAAGTTGTACGTGAAGACTGGTTTACTTCAATCCACGTAGATGAGTATTCTCTTGAAGTTCGTGATACCAAATTAGGTATGGAAGAGCTTACAGCAGATATTCCAAACGTATCTGAAGAAGCTACCAAAGATCTTGATGAGAACGGTATGATCAGAATCGGTGCTGAAGTGAAGCCTGGAGATATCATGATTGGTAAAATTACTCCAAAAGGTGAATCTGACCCGACTCCTGAAGAAAAACTTCTTAGAGCAATCTTCGGTGATAAAGCTGGTGATGTAAAAGATGCATCATTAAAAGCTGACTCTTCATTAAGAGGAGTTGTTATCAACAAGAAATTGTTCTCTAGAAACATTAAAGACAAAAAGAAAAGAACTGAAGAAAAACTTAGACTTGAAGAAATTGAAAACACTTACAAGGCTAAATTTGATGAGTTGAGAAATACTTTAATTGAAAAATTAAATACACTGGTAAGCGGTAAAACTTCTCAAGGGGTACAAAATGACCTTGACGAAGAAATCATCGGTAAAGGTGTGAAATTTACTCACAAATTATTGACTTCAGTTGAAGATTATGTAAATGTTAGTGGTGCAGACTGGACAGTAGACGCTGATAAGAATGAATTGATCAAACAATTAATTCACAATTACAAAATCAAATATAACGACATCCAAGGAGTTAAAAACCGTGAGAAATTTGCTATTTCAATCGGAGATGAGCTTCCAGCAGGGATTATGAAGTTGGCTAAAGTTTACATCGCTAAGAAACGTAAACTGAATGTAGGAGATAAGATGGCAGGACGTCACGGTAACAAAGGTATCGTTTCAAGAATCGTTCGTGAAGAAGATATGCCGTTCTTAGAGGATGGAACACCAGTAGATATCGTATTGAATCCACTAGGGGTACCTTCTCGTATGAACATCGGTCAGATCTATGAAACAGTTCTTGGATGGGCTGGTCAGAAGCTGGGAATGAAGTTCGCTACACCAATCTTTGACGGAGCAACTCTTGATCAGATTACTGAATATACAGAGAAAGCAGGTCTTCCTAAATTCGGTCACACTCACCTTTATGATGGTGGTACCGGAGAAAGATTTACTCAGGCTGCGACAGTAGGTATCATTTACATGTTGAAACTAGGACACATGGTTGATGATAAGATGCACGCACGTTCTATCGGACCTTACTCATTGATTACTCAGCAGCCGTTAGGAGGTAAAGCTCAGTTCGGAGGTCAGAGATTCGGAGAGATGGAGGTTTGGGCACTTGAAGCATTCGGTGCATCCAATATCTTGAGAGAAATCTTGACTGTGAAGTCGGATGACGTGATTGGTAGAGCAAAAACTTATGAAGCAATTGCAAAAGGTGAATCTATGCCTGAACCAGGTATTCCGGAATCATTCAACGTATTACTTCACGAGCTGCAAGGTCTTGGATTAGACGTAAGACTAGAGGAATAATTTTAAATTTTAAATTATAAATGTTGAATGGCAACATTCAGAAATTAATCTAAAATCTAAAATCTAAAATTTAAAATCTAACAAATGTCAAATAAAAATAAAACAAGTAGATTTAATAAAATAACCATCGGTTTAGCTTCACCGGAGTCTATTTTACAGGACTCAAGAGGGGAGGTTTTAAAACCGGAAACTATTAACTACAGAACTCACAAACCTGAAAGAGACGGATTATTCTGTGAGAAAATCTTTGGTCCTGTAAAAGATTACGAATGTGCTTGTGGTAAATACAAGAGAATTCGTTACAAAGGGATTGTTTGTGACCGTTGTGGTGTAGAAGTTACTGAGAAAAAAGTAAGAAGAGAAAGAATCGGTCATATCGGATTGGTTGTTCCTATTGCTCACATCTGGTACTTCCGTTCATTGCCAAACAAAATCGGATACCTTTTAGGAATCCCTTCTAAGAAATTAGATATGATCATCTACTACGAAAGATATGTAGTGATTCAGCAGGGTATTGCTAAAAAATTAGATGGGTCCGATTTCGAAAATATGGAATTCCTTACAGAAGAAGAATACCTTGATATCATGGAAACTCTTCCTGTAGAAAACCAGTATCTTGATGATTCTGATCCAAATAAATTCATCGCCAGAATGGGTGCTGAAGCTGTAGAAGATCTGTTAAAAAGAATCGATCTTGATGCATTGTCTTTCGACTTGAGACACAAAGCTCACAACGAAGGTTCTAAACAAAGAAGAACAGAAGCTCTTAAAAGATTGAACGTTGTAGAAGCATTAAGAGGTGCTAATACAAGAATGATCAACAGACCAGAGTGGATGATCATGCGTGTACTTCCTGTTATCCCACCAGAATTAAGACCATTAGTTCCATTGGATGGAGGACGTTTCGCAACTTCTGATTTGAATGACCTTTATAGAAGAGTAATTATCAGAAATAACCGTTTGAAGAGATTATTGGAGATCAAAGCTCCTGAAGTAATCTTAAGAAACGAGAAGCGTATGCTTCAGGAATCTGTAGATTCATTATTCGATAACACAAGGAAATCTTCTGCAGTAAAATCTGAATCAAACAGACCATTGAAATCACTTTCTGATTCATTGAAAGGTAAGCAAGGTCGTTTCCGTCAGAACTTACTAGGGAAAAGGGTAGATTACTCTGCGCGTTCGGTAATTGTTGTAGGTCCAAACTTACAGCTTCACGAATGTGGTATTCCTAAAGATATGGCAGCTGAACTTTACAAACCATTTATCATTAGAAAACTAATTGAAAGAGGGATTGTAAAAACTGTAAAATCTGCAAAAAGAATCATTGATAGAAAAGAACCAGTAGTTTATGATATCCTTGAAAACGTGATGAAAGGACACCCTGTTCTATTGAACAGAGCACCTACGCTTCACAGACTAGGTATCCAGGCTTTCCAACCTAAGATGATCGAAGGTAAGGCAATCCAGCTACACCCGTTGGTAACAACAGCATTCAACGCCGATTTCGATGGTGACCAGATGGCGGTACACTTACCGTTAGGACCAGAGGCAATCCTTGAAGCTCAGTTATTGATGTTAGGTTCTCAAAACATTTTGAACCCTGCAAACGGTTCTCCAATTACAGTACCTTCTCAGGACATGGTTCTTGGTCTTTATTTCATGACTAAAGAATTGAGCTCTACAGAAGATATGAAAGTAAAAGGTGAAGGTCTTGCATTCTATTCTCCTGAGGAAGCGGAAATCGCTTATGCTGAAGGTAGAGTTTCTTTAAATGCTAAGGTAAGATGTAGACTACCTGTTAAAGAAGATGGAGTAATAGTAACAAGATTGATCGAAACTTCTGTAGGTAGAATTTTATTCAACCAGATTGTACCTAAGCAGGTAGGATATATCAATGAACTTCTTACTAAGAAATCATTGAGAAACGTTATCGGTAAGATCCTTGCTGATACAGATTTCCCTACAACTGTGAAGTTCCTTGATGCAATGAAAGATTTAGGATATTCAAATGCATTCAAAGGAGGTCTTTCATTCTCACTTGGGGATATTGTAGTTCCTGTTGAGAAAAAGCAGATGATTGCTTCTTCAATTGAAACTGTAGATGAAATTAGAGCTAACTATAACATGGGTCTAATTACCGATACAGAACGTTATAATCAGGTAATCGACGTTTGGACAAATACCAACGCCGGATTAACTGAAATGATCATGAGCAGAATGAAAACTGACCAAGGTGGGTTCAACTCTGTATATATGATGCTTGACTCTGGAGCGAGGGGTTCTAAAGAACAGATCCGTCAGTTATCAGGGATGAGAGGTTTGATGGCAAAACCGCAAAAAGCCGGTTCTACCGGAGCGGAGATCATCGAAAACCCGATCCTTGCAAACTTTAAGGAAGGTCTTTCGATTCTAGAGTACTTTATCTCTACCCACGGTGCTCGTAAGGGTCTTGCGGATACCGCTCTTAAGACAGCCGATGCTGGTTACTTAACGAGAAGATTGGTAGACGTTGCACAGGACGTTATCGTTACAGAAGACGACTGTGGAACACTGAGAGGTACAGAAGTTACTGCACTTAAGAAAAATGACGAGATCGTTGAAAGAATCTCTGAAAGAATCTTAGGTAGAGTATCTCTTCATAATATTTACGATCCTGAAACTGACGAGCTTATTGCAAGCGCAGATCAGGTGATCATTGAAGCATTGGCGAAAAGAATCGAAGAAGCTGGATTAGAAGCTGTTGAGGTTCGTTCACCATTAACTTGTGAAGCTAAGAAAGGTATCTGTGCTAAATGTTACGGTAGAAACTTAGCAACAGGTAAAGTGATCCACATGGGTGAAGCGGTAGGTGTAATTGCAGCACAGTCAATTGGGGAACCAGGTACTCAGCTTACGTTGAGAACCTTCCACCAAGGGGGTACTGCAGGAAACGTATCAGAAAACCCATCTATTGTTGCAAGAAGAGATGGTATCGTTGAAATGGATGAAGTAAGAACTATTACTTCTGAAGATGAAAACGGTAATACTGCTGAAGTTGTAGTTTCCCGTTCAACAGAATTCAGATTAGTTGCTGATAATGAGTTCAGAACTCCATTAATGGTAGCTAACGTACCTTACGGATCTATATTAGCTGTAAAACCAGGTGATAAAGTGAAGAAAGGAGATACAATCTGTAGATGGGATCCATATAACGCGGTAATTATTGCAGAAACTTCAGGTAAGGTAGAATACGAGGATATCATCCAGGGTATTTCATTCCAGCTTGAAATTGACGAACAGACAGGATTCGAAGAGAAAGTAATCTCTGAATCTAGAAATAAGAAAGCCGTACCTACCTTGAAAGTGGTAGACTCTAAAGGTGTTGAGCAGAAAGCTTACAACTTACCGGTAGGAGCCCACTTAATGGTTAACGATGGTGAAAAAATTAAGGCCGGTAAAGTCTTAATCAAAATCCCAAGAAAATCTGCAAAAGCAGGGGATATCACCGGAGGTCTTCCGAGAGTTACCGAATTATTTGAAGCAAGAAACCCTTCAAACCCAGCGGTTGTTACTGAAATCGACGGGGTAGTTTCTTACGGAAAAATTAAGAGAGGTAACCGTGAACTTATTGTTGAAGCGAAAACTGGAGAAAGAAAAATTTACTTAGTTAAATTATCAAACCAGATCTTAGTACAGGAGAATGACTTCGTAAGAGCAGGTTCTCCGCTTTCTGACGGTTCTATCACACCAGAAGATATCTTAAGAATTAAAGGTCCAACAGCAGTTCAGGAATACTTAGTAAACGAGATCCAGGAAGTTTACCGTCTACAAGGGGTAAAAATCGACGACAAGCACTTCGAAATTATCGTAAGACAGATGATGACGAAAGTATCTATCGTAGATGGAGGTGATACTCAATTCCTTGAAGGAGCTCTTGAGCACAAGTATGATTTCTTGGAAGAAAACAACAGAGTATTCGGTCTTAAAGTAGTAGTAGATGCTGGTGATTCTAAAGAATTCATGCCAGGTCAGATGATTACTGCAAGAGAATTAAGAGATGAAAACTCTAAGTTGAAGCGTGAAGATTTAAGTCTTGTAGAAGTAAGAGAAGCTCTTCCTGCTACAGCAACTCCTGTACTACAAGGTATTACAAGAGCAGCCCTTCAGACTAAGTCATTCATGTCTGCAGCATCGTTCCAGGAAACTACTAAAGTTCTTAACGAAGCAGCTGTTGCTGGTAAAGTAGACGATCTTAACGGTCTTAAAGAAAATGTAATTGTAGGTCACAGAATCCCTGCAGGTACAGGTCTTAAAGAGTATCAGAACGTTATTGTAGGTTCTAAGAAAGAATTCGAAGACCTTAACTAAAATTAATGATTTGAAATTTGGGATTTGAAATTATTTTTATATTTTCACAATCTCAAATTTCGAATTTTAAAAACATAATTTATAACAATGGACAACAATCAAAATCCACAAGACGGAAACATCAACATCGAATTAAACGAAATGGTAGCTGCTGGTATCTATGCTAACCTAGCTTTAGTAAACCACTCTCCATCTGAATTTGTAGTAGACTTTATTCAGTTGATGCCAGGTGTTCAGCAAGCTAAAGTAAGATCAAGAGTTATTCTTGCTCCACTTCACGCTAAAAGAGTATTAAACGCTCTTCAACAGAACATCGCTAACTACGAGCAGCAGTTCGGAGAAATCAAAGAAGTTGAGCCTTTCGTATTAGGAGGAAACAACGTTCAAGCGTAAGATTTCTTTTTTACAATAAAATAAGAATGCCCTGGTTTTTACCAGGGCATTTTTTATGAGGTAAACCATGCAGCAGAAATGAAAATTGAATCTGTTTAATTGTTAATTTTATTTAATAAGATAAAAATATATAATAACCATTCATCAATTTTATATCTTTGTTTGAGAAAAAGTATAAAATATAAGATATGATTGATAAAGCATTCGCTGTGGGCAAATTTGGCTTTTTAGGTGCTGATTTTTTATCTGAGCTGGAAAAACATGCTGTTGCAATTGATATAAAAGCCAAAACCGAAATCATAAGAGAAGGGCAGAAAAATAAGTTTGTGCCTTTCCTGATAAAAGGCTCTATCAAGGTTTTTACTCTTAATGATGGCAGAGAACTTATCTACTATTATATTAAACCCAAAGACAGCTGCCTTATGACTTTTTCATCTATTCTTACAGATTATGTCAGCAGGGTATATGCCATCGCTGAAGAAGATTCGGAAGCTATTCTTATCCCCGTTACCATAATGCATGATTGGCTGATAAAATTTCCGGAAATCAATAAACTGTTTTACCATGAATATGACCGTAGATTTTCAGAAGTGATGAATATGGTGAATGATGCAGTATTTCACAGGCTGGATAAAAGAGTCCTGAATTATATCAAACAGCAGATTTCATCCACAGGAAACAATCCCATTAAGATAACCCATCGTGAAATTGCCAATAGTTTGGGAACTTCCAGGGAAGTAGTGAGCAGAGTTTTGAAAAAAATTGAAAGCGAAGGTGAAATTGTTCAGACCAAAGAAGGGATAAAAGTACCTGTAAATGAAAATGTTAGAATAATCTAATTCTAATTGTTTGAAAAGTTTATTTTCATCATCGATAAAAACAATTTGGATGGTGACTTTTATCACCTGTTTTTGAATTGAGAACTCGATAAGTTTGTTATATCATAATTTAATTCAAATTGTATATGACGAAAACTCTCTTATTTTTGTCAGTATTTGCATCAGGTCTTGTCTTTGCACAGGAAGATCTGCTGAAAGATATTGACACGGTGAAAACCAACACAGAAACTTCACAACCCGCCTTCAAAGCTCTTCAGATTGTTACGGGACAATCTACAAAACTGGCCGCCAAAAAAGAATGGTACATTGTCGTTGCCCACAGATTTGGAGATATAAGCGCAGGGTTTAAAGACTTTTTCGGTCTGGATCATGCTTCAACCAAATTAGGTGTTATCTATGGTATTTCAGATGCTGTCTCCGTAAGCCTTTCCAGAGAAACGAATATGAAAACGTTTGAAGGTGCAGTGAAATATAGACTGGCAAGACAAAACGAAAACTTCCCGGTGGATATTGTGGGGTACAATGTAATGGGTGCCAATACTGAACTGGATAAAGATAATTATCCACACCTTAAATTCAGTGACAGACTTTCTTATCTTACACAGGCATTGATCTCAAGAAGGT of the Chryseobacterium viscerum genome contains:
- the rpoC gene encoding DNA-directed RNA polymerase subunit beta', encoding MSNKNKTSRFNKITIGLASPESILQDSRGEVLKPETINYRTHKPERDGLFCEKIFGPVKDYECACGKYKRIRYKGIVCDRCGVEVTEKKVRRERIGHIGLVVPIAHIWYFRSLPNKIGYLLGIPSKKLDMIIYYERYVVIQQGIAKKLDGSDFENMEFLTEEEYLDIMETLPVENQYLDDSDPNKFIARMGAEAVEDLLKRIDLDALSFDLRHKAHNEGSKQRRTEALKRLNVVEALRGANTRMINRPEWMIMRVLPVIPPELRPLVPLDGGRFATSDLNDLYRRVIIRNNRLKRLLEIKAPEVILRNEKRMLQESVDSLFDNTRKSSAVKSESNRPLKSLSDSLKGKQGRFRQNLLGKRVDYSARSVIVVGPNLQLHECGIPKDMAAELYKPFIIRKLIERGIVKTVKSAKRIIDRKEPVVYDILENVMKGHPVLLNRAPTLHRLGIQAFQPKMIEGKAIQLHPLVTTAFNADFDGDQMAVHLPLGPEAILEAQLLMLGSQNILNPANGSPITVPSQDMVLGLYFMTKELSSTEDMKVKGEGLAFYSPEEAEIAYAEGRVSLNAKVRCRLPVKEDGVIVTRLIETSVGRILFNQIVPKQVGYINELLTKKSLRNVIGKILADTDFPTTVKFLDAMKDLGYSNAFKGGLSFSLGDIVVPVEKKQMIASSIETVDEIRANYNMGLITDTERYNQVIDVWTNTNAGLTEMIMSRMKTDQGGFNSVYMMLDSGARGSKEQIRQLSGMRGLMAKPQKAGSTGAEIIENPILANFKEGLSILEYFISTHGARKGLADTALKTADAGYLTRRLVDVAQDVIVTEDDCGTLRGTEVTALKKNDEIVERISERILGRVSLHNIYDPETDELIASADQVIIEALAKRIEEAGLEAVEVRSPLTCEAKKGICAKCYGRNLATGKVIHMGEAVGVIAAQSIGEPGTQLTLRTFHQGGTAGNVSENPSIVARRDGIVEMDEVRTITSEDENGNTAEVVVSRSTEFRLVADNEFRTPLMVANVPYGSILAVKPGDKVKKGDTICRWDPYNAVIIAETSGKVEYEDIIQGISFQLEIDEQTGFEEKVISESRNKKAVPTLKVVDSKGVEQKAYNLPVGAHLMVNDGEKIKAGKVLIKIPRKSAKAGDITGGLPRVTELFEARNPSNPAVVTEIDGVVSYGKIKRGNRELIVEAKTGERKIYLVKLSNQILVQENDFVRAGSPLSDGSITPEDILRIKGPTAVQEYLVNEIQEVYRLQGVKIDDKHFEIIVRQMMTKVSIVDGGDTQFLEGALEHKYDFLEENNRVFGLKVVVDAGDSKEFMPGQMITARELRDENSKLKREDLSLVEVREALPATATPVLQGITRAALQTKSFMSAASFQETTKVLNEAAVAGKVDDLNGLKENVIVGHRIPAGTGLKEYQNVIVGSKKEFEDLN
- the rpoB gene encoding DNA-directed RNA polymerase subunit beta, with product MSKTKSTTQGNPRINFSSAKGKIITPDFLDIQIESFREFFQLDTLPEARKTEALYKTFQENFPITDSRNQFVLEFLDYLVDSPRYSIDECVERGLTYSVPLKARLKLYCTDPEHEDFQTVVQDVYLGPVPYMTPSGSFIINGAERVIVTQLHRSPGVFFGQTYHANGTKLYYSRIIPFKGSWMEFTTDINSVMYAYIDRKKKLPLTTLLRAIGYESDKDILQIFDLAEEVKVSKAALKKVEGRTLAARVLNTWFEDFVDEDTGEVVSIERNEIILDRETILEKEHLDLILDAGVKSILIHKENSNEFSIIQNTLQKDPTNSEKEAVEYIYRQLRNADPPDEETARGIIEKLFFSEQRYSLGEVGRYRLNKKLGLNIPTTTEVLTKEDIIAIVRHLIELVNSKAEVDDIDHLSNRRIKTVGEQLAGQFGVGLSRIARTIKERMNVRDNEIFTPLDLVNAKTLTSVINSFFGTNQLSQFMDQTNPLSEITHKRRLSALGPGGLSRERAGFEVRDVHHTHYGRICPIETPEGPNIGLISSLGIYAKINNLGFIETPYRKVEGGKIDLNADPIYLNAEDEEDKVIAQANVELSDNGDFLTDRIIARLDGDYPVVEPAQVNLIDVAPNQISGISASLIPFLEHDDANRALMGSNMMRQAVPLLKPQAPIVGTGLEQQVARDSRILINAEGTGTVEYVDADKIVIKYERSEDEDLVQFESATKTYKLTKFRKTNQSTTITLRPNVRVGDVVEKGQVLCDGYATEKGELALGRNLVVAFMPWKGYNFEDAIVINEKVVREDWFTSIHVDEYSLEVRDTKLGMEELTADIPNVSEEATKDLDENGMIRIGAEVKPGDIMIGKITPKGESDPTPEEKLLRAIFGDKAGDVKDASLKADSSLRGVVINKKLFSRNIKDKKKRTEEKLRLEEIENTYKAKFDELRNTLIEKLNTLVSGKTSQGVQNDLDEEIIGKGVKFTHKLLTSVEDYVNVSGADWTVDADKNELIKQLIHNYKIKYNDIQGVKNREKFAISIGDELPAGIMKLAKVYIAKKRKLNVGDKMAGRHGNKGIVSRIVREEDMPFLEDGTPVDIVLNPLGVPSRMNIGQIYETVLGWAGQKLGMKFATPIFDGATLDQITEYTEKAGLPKFGHTHLYDGGTGERFTQAATVGIIYMLKLGHMVDDKMHARSIGPYSLITQQPLGGKAQFGGQRFGEMEVWALEAFGASNILREILTVKSDDVIGRAKTYEAIAKGESMPEPGIPESFNVLLHELQGLGLDVRLEE
- a CDS encoding T9SS type A sorting domain-containing protein encodes the protein MTRKLFEKLAAMLMTLMMSAVIFAQQGYEPIRGIGVEAKPVNNSGICLACYNGSMNPVVDASLDNSVNMGNFASLLSGNGISVKNKNTTYPAGYITGFNVDLGTSFITVDLLSSLRISTYKNGVLQETTTSSTLLSVPAFGGSKNRIFLHFKTSKEFDEVRLYQTNVLSIFSAMNVYYAFAFDPAKVPTDNNGICDDIIAGGGVDGNVSGSSSFLAPLSYVQNKERIGDGNKNSYGSIVLPIGLLGSYSVGVLDKNQIYPAGNRTGFVIEPDDQGKLLSAEFLKNITIETYLYGQLQDSKQLSDGGGLINIKVLGFGSGKQKVTLTTTKPFNEVRLKITQTVGFNLGALKVYYAFEEPVSCECDDKIQTSGSAVPGNLVTGTSWTSGPGFLGLILAKMSNPEAIVDNNPSNYATATVPAASFLSIFSAFATVSSASVLPVNTMAGFTVEKAGNLLGVSVLENITVTLYNGNTLTDTFTSSGSLISGNFFTTNSNKFYVGGKATKPFNRIKITFNSGTAVRIPQNYYIYNAFASRDDDNDGVPNCFDRCPGGDDSIDNNGNGIPDCAEGCTEVNDKSPALDTDGDGIVDACDLDSDNDGILDVVEDFDKNGKFQDDDNEGDILLTPVLGDSVPNYLDLDSDNDGILDLFESGIPVSVINQIDADHNGVIDTNVPVGKNGIADILETSPDSGVLKYAIKNTDGDDKPDFLDITSNGSDLDLYKIGKENLDTLGGGFISTINDKDKDGIQAVVDTDLVKRGSPDSPLSPYASLLKNASKTAAKITATEIADAANDVKIYPNPVKAGENLRITSVEEGVYTLFSAQGQVIKTDKLNANTGIDTSSLPTGVYIIKIETKSKIKSYKVIVK
- a CDS encoding DUF3467 domain-containing protein, which gives rise to MDNNQNPQDGNINIELNEMVAAGIYANLALVNHSPSEFVVDFIQLMPGVQQAKVRSRVILAPLHAKRVLNALQQNIANYEQQFGEIKEVEPFVLGGNNVQA